The Glycine max cultivar Williams 82 chromosome 12, Glycine_max_v4.0, whole genome shotgun sequence genome window below encodes:
- the LOC100818070 gene encoding AP2/ERF and B3 domain-containing transcription factor ARF14-like: MSATAQAPSSTPTVVSFLARPSPRNSSSKYKGVVPQSNGHSGAQIYKKHQRVWVGTFNEEDKAARAYNIVAQHFRGRDAVTNLKPFAAIAESEFLNSHSKFEILLHKHTYDNKLQHNTRGGRRRHNADTALSGVCDTKARE; this comes from the coding sequence ATGTCAGCAACGGCGCAGGCACCATCGTCGACCCCGACAGTTGTTTCATTTCTAGCGAGGCCGAGTCCCAGAAACTCGTCATCGAAATACAAAGGTGTGGTGCCACAATCGAATGGTCATTCGGGAGCTCAGATTTACAAGAAGCACCAGCGTGTGTGGGTCGGCACTTTCAACGAGGAAGACAAAGCCGCCAGAGCCTACAACATCGTTGCACAACACTTTCGAGGCCGCGACGCCGTCACCAACTTAAAGCCTTTTGCTGCCATCGCCGAGTCCGAGTTCCTCAACTCACATTCCAAGTTTGAGATCCTCCTTCACAAGCACACCTATGACAACAAGCTTCAGCACAACACACGCGGTGGCAGGCGCCGTCACAATGCCGACACCGCGTTGAGCGGCGTGTGTGACACAAAAGCGCGTGAGTAG